From the Candidatus Hydrogenedentota bacterium genome, the window GTGGGTGGGCGAGGTGTTTCGGGCTATTGCCCAAGACTGCGTATTCCGGTCGAGTCGGCCACCGATTCCGCTGGGAGTCGGTCCGTGAATCCGCTCCGGGGCGGCCGGCCGTTCCGGTGTCGGTCGGCCACCTCTCGGAGCGAAGCGACGATGGTGTTGGCGTTAGCGGTCGTTGGCTGGCTCGGAGAGCTTGCCTTTGGCCGTTTTTCTCATGGAGTCGCCCTTGAGGTCGAGGAAGTCCTTCGGCGTAAACGCACTGCCTGGACCGGACCGATGCGCGCGCGCAAGTATTTTGCCTTCAATAGTTTGCATGGGTATAGTTACTCTTGCCTGTCCCGAATTATAGCGCGAATTCGGGACAAAGTGAAGTGGCGCGAGCACTTTAGATCAGAATGGAGGCGTGGGTTGAGCACGCCGCACCTTCGGACGTCCGAACCGCTGCCCTCGAGCGTCTATTCTGGTTACGATATGCCAAAATCATGTGTTGGGTTTCGTTTACACCCAGCCTTTTCCGGCCGTCCACATCTTGTTGAAGTCACCGGGGTGCGCGGCAGCGAAGAGGGGCAGGGAGAGGAATTCGATCAGTTCCCGGTGTACGGCCACAAAGTCATTCTCGCGATTGTCCGGCAGGCCTGCGCGCTGGAGAAACGCGGCCCAGAGGTCGCGTTTGTCCGTTCGTTTTGGGAAGGTTTCCCACAGGCACGCGGGTATTTCTTTTGGGAGGTCTGTTTTCCGACGCTCGAAGGTCGCGTGTATGGCCTGGCACAGGGTGGGACCGTCGAAGTCAAATTCGCGTGCGAGCACACACAGGTCGTAGAAGTCCTTCATTCGGGTATTGAGCACGTCAAGAGAAACCATCGCCTGAAGCTTCTCGGCTATCACGGTTTCACGCGGGTAAACGCGGATGTATGGCGCGGGCAAGGAGGAAAGGAGCGCCGTATATTCCGCCTGCTGAGGTTCGGGGGTGATGGCGTCGCCGAATCCAATGTCTATCTGCAATGGGATGCGGGCGTTTTGAAGATGGGCCACGAGTCTGATGCGCTGACCGTTGTACTCGTGCTCGACACGAATCTCCTCGACATGGATGGACTGTTCATCGA encodes:
- a CDS encoding nucleotidyl transferase AbiEii/AbiGii toxin family protein, with the translated sequence MTPPPKNMPASIRERLRNLARPDGSDFNLLLAAFATERFLYRLSQSKHAELFVLKGARLFALWSHKPHRPTRDLDLLGFGEPSPEALGKVIRDICRMEVIPDGLIFDEQSIHVEEIRVEHEYNGQRIRLVAHLQNARIPLQIDIGFGDAITPEPQQAEYTALLSSLPAPYIRVYPRETVIAEKLQAMVSLDVLNTRMKDFYDLCVLAREFDFDGPTLCQAIHATFERRKTDLPKEIPACLWETFPKRTDKRDLWAAFLQRAGLPDNRENDFVAVHRELIEFLSLPLFAAAHPGDFNKMWTAGKGWV